The Nerophis ophidion isolate RoL-2023_Sa linkage group LG09, RoL_Noph_v1.0, whole genome shotgun sequence genome contains a region encoding:
- the soul2 gene encoding heme-binding protein soul2 isoform X1: MQQHFRMERSVFALLGFVLVSLCKGQTAQTFCQEKPCPEFTLLESNKDFETRLYSDTLWITTKIASRTLHGLIAANSRLNHFCETQKQAGYTTPDTWPVLITVTKDEDEENDFMSFFVPNNTAMAEISVPCVKLQTRPGGTVYVRIFHTIPNLTSGRTNREKLREDLTRAGKHFDANTYSAAAYTTYWALSHYSEIWMSAV; encoded by the exons ATGCAACAACATTTCAGGATGGAACGGTCTGTGTTTGCGCTGCTCGGTTTTGTCCTGGTGTCCCTTTGTAAAGGACAGACAGCTCAAACTTTTTGTCAAGAAAAACCATGCCCGGAATTTACTTTGCTCGAGTCAAACAAA GATTTTGAGACCCGTTTGTATTCTGATACGCTTTGGATTACCACCAAAATAGCAAGCAGGACTTTACACGGATTGATTGCTGCAAATTCCAGGTTGAATCATTTCTGTGAGACACAGAAGCAAGCAG GTTATACAACACCTGACACGTGGCCTGTGCTGATCACAGTCACCAAAGATGAAGATGAGGAGAATGACTTCATGTCCTTTTTTGTCCCGAACAACACTGCCATGGCTGAAATCAGTGTCCCATGTGTGAAATTGCAAACAAGACCCGGTGGTACTGTTTATGTCAG AATATTCCATACCATACCAAACCTAACCAGTGGACGGACAAATAGAGAGAAGCTACGTGAGGATTTGACTCGAGCTGGGAAGCACTTTGATGCAAACACCTACTCTGCGGCTGCCTATACTACCTACTGGGCACTGAGTCACTACAGCGAAATCTGGATGTCAGCTGTATAA
- the soul2 gene encoding heme-binding protein soul2 isoform X2: MPGIYFARVKQSKLSAEYDFETRLYSDTLWITTKIASRTLHGLIAANSRLNHFCETQKQAGYTTPDTWPVLITVTKDEDEENDFMSFFVPNNTAMAEISVPCVKLQTRPGGTVYVRIFHTIPNLTSGRTNREKLREDLTRAGKHFDANTYSAAAYTTYWALSHYSEIWMSAV; the protein is encoded by the exons ATGCCCGGAATTTACTTTGCTCGAGTCAAACAAAGTAAGTTATCTGCTGAATAT GATTTTGAGACCCGTTTGTATTCTGATACGCTTTGGATTACCACCAAAATAGCAAGCAGGACTTTACACGGATTGATTGCTGCAAATTCCAGGTTGAATCATTTCTGTGAGACACAGAAGCAAGCAG GTTATACAACACCTGACACGTGGCCTGTGCTGATCACAGTCACCAAAGATGAAGATGAGGAGAATGACTTCATGTCCTTTTTTGTCCCGAACAACACTGCCATGGCTGAAATCAGTGTCCCATGTGTGAAATTGCAAACAAGACCCGGTGGTACTGTTTATGTCAG AATATTCCATACCATACCAAACCTAACCAGTGGACGGACAAATAGAGAGAAGCTACGTGAGGATTTGACTCGAGCTGGGAAGCACTTTGATGCAAACACCTACTCTGCGGCTGCCTATACTACCTACTGGGCACTGAGTCACTACAGCGAAATCTGGATGTCAGCTGTATAA